CTTCAGGCGCAACAGAGTCGATTAATCTGGCTTTGAGAGGGACAGCAAGGCAGTTTTTATCCTCTCAGGGGAAATGCCGTCTTGTTAGTTTTTCAACGGAACATAAGGCGGTTTTAGAAACGCTTGAAGCTCTTAAGAAAGAAGGGGTTGAGATTGAGATTCTCCCTGTTGATGAACAGGGAAAGCTAGATAAAGAACAGCTTCGTGCAGCTTTGAAGACGCCGACAACTTTAGTCAGTGTGATGGCGGCCAATAATGAAACAGGCGTTCTGGCGGATTTAGAGGAAATCTCTCAAATTGTCCGTGGGCAGGGGGCTTTGCTGCATGTTGATTTGGCACAAATAGCTGGAAAATTGCCTCTTGATGCGGCTCTTTTTGACCTCGCATCTATTTCTGCGCATAAACTATATGGGCCAAAAGGATGCGGGGCGCTTTATGTTCGCCGCCGTCCTCGTGTCAGATTGCGGCCAATCGTGACAGGAGGAGGGCAAGAGCGTTTATTGCGTTCAGGGACTTTGCCTGTTCCTTTACTGGTTGGTTTTGGCGAGGCCTGTGAAAAAGCGCAAAAAATTATGGCAGAGGAAGGGAAAAAAGTTTCTGAATTGAGAAAACTTCTTGAAGAGGGGTTGCGGGCTTTGTTTCCAGAGGGGCAGATTAACGGCGGAAAAGTTGCCAGATTGCCTGGAACATTGAATTTTTGTTTTCCAAAACCTTATGAAGCAGAAAAAATAATGAAGGCTTTGCCAGGGCTCGCAATGTCGAAAGGTTCGGCCTGTACTGCTGGTTCTGGAGCGGGTTCTTATGTTTTGAGAGCGATGGGATTGGAGGAGGCAAGGACACAAAGAAGCTTGCGTCTTTCGCTTGGGCGTTTTACTTCCCAAGAAGAGATTCAAAAAGTTTTAGAAAAATTTTCGGAATTATCCTGCCAGTTTTAAATAGGCAGAGGGGATTTTGTTATTTTATAGAAAAGGAAGGAAATAAGGATGCCACATATGGTTTTTGTTGAGCCTGATGGGACAAGACGTGAAGTTAATGCCCCTGTTGGCCAATCTGTTTTGGAAATTGCGCATGCAAACGATATTGACTTGGAAGGGGCATGTGAAGGCTCTTTGGCTTGCGCAACCTGCCATGTGATTGTGGATCCTGAATGGGCTTCTAAATTGCCGGAAACAACGGAAGAGGAAGAAGATATGCTTGATCTTGCTTTTGGTGTGCAAAAAACATCTCGCCTAGGCTGCCAGATTTTAATGACGGAAGCTTTAGATGGCTTAACCGTTCTTGTGCCAAAGCAGGATTAAAAGGAAAGCGTTACTTTGCGAATTTTGGTGGCCATGTCAGGCGGGGTTGATAGCGCCGTAACAGCGGCGTTATTGCGAGAGCAAGGGCATGAAGTTGTTGGCGCAACGCTGGATTTAAATCCTTCGGGAGCAGCGGCAAAAGGATGTTGTGGCGGAAGCGATGCTCAGGATGCGGCAAAAGTTGCAGAAAGAATG
The genomic region above belongs to Acetobacteraceae bacterium and contains:
- a CDS encoding cysteine desulfurase; translation: MEMIYLDYAAATPCDPDVVQKMLPFFSAHYGNAGSHHALGTFALEAVEKARKQVAMLLKADVREIIFTSGATESINLALRGTARQFLSSQGKCRLVSFSTEHKAVLETLEALKKEGVEIEILPVDEQGKLDKEQLRAALKTPTTLVSVMAANNETGVLADLEEISQIVRGQGALLHVDLAQIAGKLPLDAALFDLASISAHKLYGPKGCGALYVRRRPRVRLRPIVTGGGQERLLRSGTLPVPLLVGFGEACEKAQKIMAEEGKKVSELRKLLEEGLRALFPEGQINGGKVARLPGTLNFCFPKPYEAEKIMKALPGLAMSKGSACTAGSGAGSYVLRAMGLEEARTQRSLRLSLGRFTSQEEIQKVLEKFSELSCQF
- a CDS encoding 2Fe-2S iron-sulfur cluster binding domain-containing protein, whose product is MPHMVFVEPDGTRREVNAPVGQSVLEIAHANDIDLEGACEGSLACATCHVIVDPEWASKLPETTEEEEDMLDLAFGVQKTSRLGCQILMTEALDGLTVLVPKQD